From Schizosaccharomyces pombe strain 972h- genome assembly, chromosome: II, the proteins below share one genomic window:
- the mmp1 gene encoding endopeptidase catalytic subunit — translation MAGMFRIPIAVVQIAAFVHQIHEYLFQVQMTSGPSMMPTLNSGGEFVLLDKLHGRFARSCSVGDVVVSAKPSDSKQHVCKRIIGMPGDTIYVDPTSSNKKITIPLGHVWLAGDNIAHSLDSRNYGPVPMGLIKAKVIARVWPHPHWMSNILNDIDVE, via the exons ATGGCTGGCATGTTCCGTATTCCTATTGCCGTCGTTCAGATTGCTGCATTTGTGCATCAAATTCATGAGTATCTTTTTCAAGTGCAAATGACATCGGGTCCAAGTATGATGCCAACATTAAATTCTGG TGGTGAATTCGTTTTGTTAGATAAATTGCATGGTAGGTTTGCTCGTTCATGTTCTGTAGGAGATGTTGTTGTTTCGGCAAAACCTTCCGATTCAAAGCAACACGTGTGCAAACGAATCATTGGAATG CCAGGAGATACAATTTATGTCGATCCCACctcttcaaataaaaaaataactatACCTTTAGGTCATGTTTGGCTTGCAGGAGATAACATTGCTCACTCACTTGATAGTCGAAATTACGGACCTGTTCCAATGGGCCTTATTAAGGCTAAAGTTATAGCTCGTGTATGGCCACATCCCCACTGGATGTCTAACATTTTGAATGACATAGATGTGGAATAG
- the nap2 gene encoding nucleosome assembly protein Nap2, producing MSKGPGDFKKSWNGFAAQTPQNTPSSDVHLSKAALEKARQTLQSQLEDKSAHDEVSGLLRNNPAMLSMIEGRLSSLVGKSSGYIESLAPAVQNRITALKGLQKDCDAIQYEFRQKMLDLETKYEKKYQPIFSRRAEIIKGVSEPVDDELDHEEEIFQNNLPDPKGIPEFWLTCLHNVFLVGEMITPEDENVLRSLSDIRFTNLSGDVHGYKLEFEFDSNDYFTNKILTKTYYYKDDLSPSGEFLYDHAEGDKINWIKPEKNLTVRVETKKQRNRKTNQTRLVRTTVPNDSFFNFFSPPQLDDDESDDGLDDKTELLELDYQLGEVFKDQIIPLAIDCFLEEGDLSDFNQMDEEDSEDAYTDEEDLSSDDEEILSSEISD from the coding sequence atgtCTAAAGGTCCAGGAGATTTTAAGAAGTCTTGGAATGGGTTTGCTGCTCAAACGCCACAAAATACTCCATCTTCAGATGTACATCTTAGTAAGGCCGCATTAGAAAAAGCTAGACAAACCTTGCAATCACAACTGGAGGACAAATCAGCACATGATGAAGTTAGCGGGTTATTGCGCAACAATCCGGCCATGTTATCAATGATTGAGGGACGCCTTAGCTCGTTGGTTGGAAAGTCGTCGGGATATATAGAGAGCCTTGCGCCAGCAGTCCAAAATCGTATTACAGCATTGAAAGGCCTTCAAAAAGATTGTGATGCAATTCAATATGAATTTCGTCAAAAAATGTTAGATCTGGAAACAAAATAcgagaaaaaatatcaacCTATTTTCTCTAGAAGAGCCGAAATTATCAAGGGTGTTTCTGAACCAGTGGACGACGAATTAGATCACGAGGaagaaatatttcaaaataatcTTCCAGATCCTAAGGGAATTCCCGAATTTTGGCTGACTTGTCTTCATAATGTTTTCTTGGTTGGCGAAATGATAACACcagaagatgaaaatgTCTTGCGATCACTCAGCGACATTCGTTTTACCAACCTTTCGGGAGATGTTCATGGTTACAAACTAGAATTCGAATTTGACTCAAATGATTACTTTACAAACAAGATTTTAACGAAAACTTATTACTATAAAGATGATTTAAGTCCTTCGGGTGAGTTTTTGTATGATCATGCTGAGGGTGATAAGATTAATTGGATCAAGcctgaaaaaaatttaacggTTAGAGTGgagacaaaaaaacaacgtAACCgtaaaacaaatcaaaCTAGATTGGTCCGTACTACGGTCCCTAATGACagttttttcaactttttctcACCTCCTCAGTTGGACGATGATGAATCTGATGATGGTTTGGATGACAAAACAGAGCTTTTAGAACTCGACTATCAATTGGGAGAAGTCTTTAAAGATCAAATCATACCCTTGGCAATTGACTGTTTCTTAGAAGAAGGTGACTTGAGCGATTTTAACCAAATGGATGAAGAAGACTCTGAAGACGCATATACTGATGAGGAGGATCTGTCTTCAGATGACGAAGAAATTTTGAGTAGCGAAATTAGTGATTGA
- the snr1 gene encoding mitochondrial 37S ribosomal protein mS47  gives MGLKLNISNDLKKSGFMLRQSLLKTSVSNFLSLNASSTMSRAFIRNPKFYSTSSNDTVLYESKNGARIFTLNRPKVLNAINVDMIDSILPKLVSLEESNLAKVIILKGNGRSFSSGGDIKAAALSIQDGKLPEVRHAFAQEYRLSHTLATYQKPVVALMNGITMGGGSGLAMHVPFRIACEDTMFAMPETGIGYFTDVAASFFFSRLPGYFGTYLGLTSQIVKGYDCLRTGIATHFVPKHMFPHLEDRLAELNTSDISKINNTILEFAEFASSSPPTFTPDVMDVINKCFCKNDTVDIIRALKEYASNTSALAEFAKSTVKTLYSKSPTSIAVTNRLIKSAAKWSISEAFYYDHIVSYYMLKQPDFVEGVNAQLITKTKNPKWSKSHEYHFKDLENYFKLPSEYNNGISFAAKGRRKTPLWNYKTYPYL, from the coding sequence ATGGgattgaaattaaatatcTCTAAcgatttgaaaaaatctgGATTTATGTTAAGGCAATCCTTACTTAAAACAAGTGTGTcaaatttcctttctttGAATGCAAGTAGCACCATGTCTAGAGCGTTTATTCgaaatccaaaattttatagCACTTCCTCAAATGATACAGTTTTATACGAGAGTAAAAATGGAGCAAGGATATTTACTTTAAACAGGCCAAAAGTATTGAACGCTATCAACGTTGACATGATAGATTCAATCCTACCAAAGCTAGTTTCATTAGAAGAATCAAATCTGGCCAAGGTAATTATTCTTAAAGGAAATGGTCGCTCTTTTAGTTCGGGAGGTGACATTAAAGCTGCAGCACTTTCAATACAAGATGGAAAATTACCTGAAGTTCGCCATGCATTTGCTCAAGAGTATCGATTAAGCCATACGTTAGCTACATACCAGAAACCAGTTGTGGCTTTGATGAATGGCATCACCATGGGAGGTGGATCTGGTTTGGCTATGCATGTTCCTTTCCGTATTGCGTGTGAAGATACGATGTTTGCTATGCCAGAAACCGGAATTGGCTATTTTACTGACGTGGCTGCcagtttcttcttcagtAGACTACCAGGATACTTTGGAACTTATCTGGGATTGACATCTCAAATCGTAAAAGGATATGATTGCCTGCGTACTGGAATTGCAACTCATTTCGTTCCGAAGCATATGTTTCCTCATTTGGAGGACAGGCTTGCAGAGTTAAACACGTCTGATATTTCTAAAATCAATAATACAATCCTGGAATTTGCCGAATTTGCTAGCAGTTCACCACCCACTTTTACTCCAGACGTTATGGATGTCATTAATAAATGCTTCTGCAAAAATGATACCGTTGATATTATTCGTGCGTTAAAAGAATATGCTTCAAACACTAGTGCTTTAGCGgaatttgcaaaatctACCGTTAAAACATTGTATAGCAAATCTCCGACTTCAATTGCTGTTACCAATCGACTTATTAAGTCTGCTGCTAAGTGGAGTATATCTGAAGCATTTTACTATGATCATATCGTTTCCTATTATATGCTTAAACAGCCTGATTTTGTTGAAGGTGTTAATGCTCAACTTATTACAAAGAccaaaaatccaaaatgGAGCAAATCCCATGAATATCACTTTAAAGATTTAGAAAACTATTTCAAGTTGCCTTCAGAATACAATAATGGGATATCTTTTGCTGCAAAAGGAAGACGTAAAACTCCCCTTTGGAATTATAAGACTTATCCTTATTTATAA
- the fib1 gene encoding fibrillarin, rRNA and histone methyltransferase, whose protein sequence is MAYTPGSRGGRGGSRGGRGGFNGGRGGFGGGRGGARGGGRGGARGGRGGRGGARGGRGGSSGGRGGAKGGAKVIIEPHRHAGVFIARGKEDLLVTRNLVPGESVYNEKRISVDSPDGTKVEYRVWNPFRSKLAAGILGGLDNIYIKPGARVLYLGAANGTSVSHVADVVGPEGLVYAVEFSHRSGRDLLNMAKKRTNVIPIVEDARHVQKYRMLVGMVDVVFADVAQPDQARIVALNAAAFLKNEGGVVISVKASCIDSTADAAVVFAREVKKMQEEKIKPQEQLTLEPYERDHCIIVGKYLRHQ, encoded by the coding sequence atggcATATACACCAGGTTCAAGAGGTGGACGAGGTGGCTCTAGAGGAGGCCGTGGTGGTTTCAATGGTGGCCGTGGTGGTTTCGGCGGTGGCCGTGGAGGTGCCAGAGGAGGAGGACGCGGTGGTGCTCGTGGCGGTCGTGGCGGTCGTGGAGGTGCCAGAGGAGGCCGCGGTGGTTCTAGCGGTGGCCGTGGTGGAGCCAAAGGAGGTGCTAAAGTTATTATTGAGCCTCATCGTCATGCAGGTGTCTTCATTGCTCGCGGAAAAGAAGATTTGCTTGTCACCCGCAATCTGGTGCCTGGTGAATCAGTATACAATGAAAAACGTATTAGCGTTGATTCCCCAGATGGTACCAAAGTTGAATACCGTGTATGGAATCCTTTCCGTTCTAAACTTGCCGCAGGTATTTTGGGCGGTTTAGACAACATCTATATTAAACCTGGTGCACGTGTTTTATATCTTGGTGCTGCTAACGGTACATCCGTTTCTCACGTTGCTGATGTTGTTGGTCCTGAGGGTCTTGTCTACGCTGTTGAGTTTTCTCATCGTTCTGGACGTGATCTTCTTAACATGGCTAAAAAGCGCACGAATGTCATCCCCATTGTTGAGGATGCTCGCCATGTTCAAAAGTATCGTATGTTAGTCGGAATGGTTGACGTTGTTTTTGCAGACGTTGCTCAACCCGATCAGGCTCGTATCGTTGCTTTGAACGCCGCCgcctttttgaaaaacgaAGGTGGAGTTGTTATCTCTGTTAAGGCTTCTTGTATTGATTCTACCGCTGATGCAGCTGTTGTTTTTGCTCGTGAGGTTAAGAAAATGCAAGAGGAAAAGATTAAACCTCAAGAACAACTTACTTTAGAGCCTTACGAACGTGATCACTGTATCATCGTAGGAAAATACTTGAGACATCAGTAA
- the rhp23 gene encoding UV excision repair protein rhp23 produces MNLTFKNLQQQKFVISDVSADTKISELKEKIQTQQNYEVERQKLIYSGRILADDKTVGEYNIKEQDFIVCMVSRPKTSTSTPKSAASPAPNPPASVPEKKVEAPSSTVAESTSTTQTVAAAAPSNPDTTATSEAPIDANTLAVGAQRNVAVENMVEMGYERSEVERAMRAAFNNPDRAVEYLLTGIPEDILNRQREESAAALAAQQQQSEALAPTSTGQPANLFEQAALSENENQEQPSNTVGDDPLGFLRSIPQFQQLRQIVQQNPQMLETILQQIGQGDPALAQAITQNPEAFLQLLAEGAEGESALPSGGIQIQITQEESESIDRLCQLGFDRNIVIQAYLACDKNEELAANYLFEHGHESEDEP; encoded by the exons atgaatttgacATTCAAAAATCTACAGCAGCAGAAATTTGTTATTTCTGATGTTTCTGCAGATACCAAA ATTTcagaattaaaagaaaaaattcaaacgCAACAGAATTATGAAGTCGAACGTCAAAAGTTAATTTACTCAG GTCGAATCCTTGCTGATGACAAAACTGTTGGCGAATACAATATAAAAGAACAGGATTTCATTGTATGCATGGTTTCACGACCCAAAACTTCCACCTCTACTCCGAAATCAGCTGCCAGTCCTGCCCCCAATCCTCCGGCTTCCGTACctgaaaagaaagttgAAGCTCCTTCTTCTACCGTGGCGGAATCTACCTCTACTACACAAACTGTTGCTGCTGCTGCCCCTTCAAACCCAGATACTACTGCCACTAGTGAAGCACCAATAGACGCCAACACATTGGCAGTTGGTGCTCAACGAAATGTTGCTGTCGAAAATATGGTAGAAATGGGATACGAACGCAGCGAAGTTGAAAGAGCCATGCGTGCCGCTTTTAACAACCCTGATCGGGCAGTGGAATACTTATTAACTGGTATTCCCGAAGACATTCTCAATCGACAGAGAGAAGAGAGTGCTGCAGCCCTTGCTGCTCAGCAACAGCAAAGCGAAGCCCTTGCTCCTACTTCCACTGGCCAGCCAGCGAATCTTTTTGAACAAGCTGCTTTAtcagaaaatgaaaatcaaGAACAACCTTCTAATACCGTTGGTGATGACCCTCTAGGCTTCCTTCGTAGCATTCCTCAATTTCAACAGCTAAGACAAATTGTTCAACAAAATCCACAGATGTTGGAAACTATATTGCAACAAATTGGGCAGGGAGATCCTGCATTGGCTCAAGCTATTACGCAAAATCCTGAAGCATTTTTGCAATTATTGGCGGAGGGTGCCGAAGGCGAGTCTGCCTTACCTTCTGGTGGAATTCAGATTCAAATTACTCAAGAAGAATCTGAGAGTATTGATAGA TTATGTCAACTTGGCTTCGACAGAAACATTGTAATTCAGGCTTATTTAGCTTGtgataaaaatgaagag CTTGCTGCTAATTACCTTTTCGAGCATGGACATGAATCTGAGGATGAACCTTAA
- the est1 gene encoding telomerase regulator Est1, with protein sequence MSQQLSSNEICEEQGKLVKALCEAAQGGFKHDLYEKIIAIEIEVEKKLLNRLKSIQTNTFERPDIIWSCCHYKIIQHFRSRFREIHPRHVVEKKKTKKVFFKFLKTCAIFYQTCISELISKFQLDSYRPFFCKWTSSATVSSTISNDEMSSIPEASYSRNHMEALECVYNCFIYLGDMARYSSTCLKKRGAYDRALGFYDLAHRTLPGNGMHRNQIAVVWASDECIVESIYWFSSALCSEDPPKSALLNLLKQLIAFYRRCFAVHFEFVSPMMILLFIISDCCIHSLKEIQPFKCPSIMVKDLENSLLQSNIRNVGYEKKNLYYISSAFSNLLHCRYFNCNDRLRSFYYRFSSWLFHQTLACAKEVESERAPTSYLTSCLPSIKVILARVLESSPAFGFIERNELEQLSYHFRICEKFFKESSENKMLNLFEDYNEFGLCKSFICLFKRLNEDIIGPKLNINPPDYTTHPFSESIKRFYQISKILNLLLS encoded by the exons ATGTCGCAACAACTTTCAAGTAATGAAATTTGTGAAGAGCAGGGAAAGCTCGTCAAAGCGCTGTGTGAAGCAGCTCAAGGAGGTTTTAAGCATGATTTATATGAGAAAATTATagcaattgaaattgaagttGAGAAGAAACTGTTAAATCGTCTAAAAAGTATTCAAACAAATACTTTTGAACGTCCAGATATTATATGGTCATGTTGCcattataaaattattcaacATTTTAGAAGTAGGTTTAGAGAG aTACATCCTCGACAcgttgttgaaaaaaaaaagacaaaaaaggttttctttaaattcttgAAAACGTGTGCAATCTTTTACCAGACTTGCATAAGTGAACTAATATCTAAGTTCCAATTGGATTCATACAGACcgtttttttgtaaatggACATCATCAGCTACTGTTTCTTCGACTATTTCAAACGATGAAATGTCATCAATTCCTGAAGCTTCGTATTCAAGGAACCATATGGAGGCATTAGAATGCGTGTATAAttgttttatatatttagGGGATATGGCCAGATATTCTTCTACTTGCCTCAAAAAACGCGGCGCATATGATAGAGCTTTAGGGTTTTATGATTTGGCTCATCGAACATTACCCGGAAACGGAATGCATAGGAATCAAATTGCTGTTGTCTGGGCATCCGATGAATGTATAGTGGAGTCTATTTATTGGTTTTCATCGGCTTTATGTTCTGAAGACCCGCCCAAGAGTGCTTTGTTAAATTTGCTTAAACAGTTGATTGCATTTTACAGACGCTGTTTCGCTGTccattttgaatttgtatCACCCATGAtgattttactttttattatatcCGACTGTTGCATACATTcgttaaaagaaattcagCCTTTTAAATGTCCCTCAATCATGGTCAAGGATTTGGAGAATTCATTATTACAGTCGAACATCAGAAATGTAggatatgaaaaaaaaaatctttactACATATCATCTGCCTTTTCAAATCTTTTACACTGTCGTTATTTCAACTGTAACGATCGTCTGAGAAGTTTCTATTACCGATTTTCTTCTTGGTTATTTCATCAAACGCTTGCTTGTGCTAAAGAAGTTGAATCAGAGCGTGCTCCAACGTCTTACTTAACTTCCTGTTTACCAAGTATTAAGGTGATACTAGCAAGGGTGCTTGAAAGTTCTCCAGCTTTTGGATTCATTGAGCGGAACGAATTAGAACAATTGAGTTATCATTTCAGAATTTgtgaaaagttttttaaagaatcttcagaaaataaaatgttaaacCTTTTTGAGGACTACAATGAATTCGGATTATGCAAATctttcatttgtttatttaaaagattgaaCGAAGACATTATAGGGCCAAAGTTAAATATAAACCCACCCGACTATACTACTCATCCATTTTCGGAATCGATCAAACgattttatcaaatatcCAAAATACTAAATTTATTGCTTTCCTGA
- the rep1 gene encoding MBF transcription factor activator Rep1 codes for MDSDRCLTDEISLNTLSSTFASDNNLRRKENFLKSRYPSKFDLNVSMLTKSDDVGKTPFSIFDSPSNPGFSRSHQMCSDKNKSPFLFDKIRDEPVSVDPVKLIINNRNKRKINRQKSRLQGLYRSDANGLQPLNSENVKMKKSTALSLTSSPLNSWKTDFKTPPKANVVCISLVIEGDGCASLLYEDLNQISNSCPEVAPNRQNALFSDETLTTMFYSGVTEDEGSCNNLLQSSFGDDLDLGMQRSATWAPGYNYPSKFDSIPFASASPKIKAAFPFDPNVYALNTNDGPVTSTDNNCDQLNTRMQAWNNGFNYSNLNGDIQYPAVTPKFFQQEGRALNVSDCNFGNEEIAYGGIPMRVCHSDSTLCDARIAAKQALKGKRQYDTSTSKAELSTPPSKRRHIDDADLVFHSSPLLSRSRFICCYCTKPFLSISKLQEHESSCSHVERLFGFAPNRLYDDGDGFLGSSFCSDW; via the coding sequence ATGGATTCTGATCGTTGTTTAACAGAcgaaatttcattaaatacGCTTTCATCTACTTTTGCTAGTGATAATAACTTAAGAAGGAAAgagaattttttgaaaagtagatacccttcaaaatttgatttaaatgTTTCAATGTTAACGAAGAGTGATGACGTTGGAAAGACCCcgttttcaattttcgATTCACCAAGCAATCCTGGCTTTTCTCGGTCGCACCAAATGTGTTCTGACAAAAACAAGAGTCCCTTCCTCTTTGATAAGATTAGGGATGAACCCGTTTCTGTCGATCCCGTTAAACTTATCATTAATAATCGGAACAAACGGAAAATTAATAGACAGAAATCAAGGCTTCAAGGCCTTTATCGGTCCGATGCTAATGGTTTGCAACCATTGAATTCTGAAAATgtcaaaatgaaaaaatcaactGCCTTGTCGTTGACAAGTTCACCCTTAAACTCTTGGAAAACTGATTTCAAAACACCGCCGAAAGCTAATGTTGTTTGTATCTCTTTAGTTATTGAAGGAGACGGCTGCGCATCATTGCTGTACGAAGATTTGAATCAGATTTCCAATAGTTGCCCTGAAGTAGCACCGAACCGTCAGAACGCTCTCTTTTCAGACGAAACGCTGACAACTATGTTCTATAGTGGTGTCACGGAGGATGAGGGCTCATGTAACAATTTACTACAATCTAGCTTCGGTGATGATCTGGACTTGGGAATGCAACGGTCTGCAACTTGGGCACCGGGCTATAATTATCCAAGCAAATTTGATAGCATACCTTTTGCTTCAGCAtctccaaaaataaaagcagCTTTCCCTTTCGATCCCAACGTTTATGCATTGAATACTAACGATGGTCCAGTCACGAGTACTGATAATAATTGTGATCAATTAAACACTAGGATGCAGGCATGGAATAATGGCTTTAATTACTCAAACCTAAATGGTGATATCCAATATCCTGCTGTTacaccaaaattttttcaacaagaAGGCCGGGCCCTTAATGTTTCCGACTGtaattttggaaatgaagaaattgcttACGGTGGAATTCCTATGCGTGTTTGTCATAGTGATAGCACATTATGTGATGCCAGAATTGCAGCTAAGCAAGCTTTAAAAGGTAAAAGGCAATATGACACATCAACATCAAAAGCAGAGCTCTCTACTCCCCCATCAAAACGAAGGCATATTGATGATGCCGATTTAGTTTTTCACAGTAGTCCCTTACTGTCACGCTCGCGATTCATTTGTTGCTACTGCACGAAGCCTTTCCTTTCAATTAGTAAACTTCAGGAACATGAGTCCTCGTGTTCACATGTTGAGCGACTCTTTGGGTTTGCCCCAAATCGTCTTTATGATGATGGTGATGGATTTTTGGGTTCGAGTTTTTGCAGTGATTGGTAA
- the yml6 gene encoding mitochondrial 54S ribosomal protein uL4m — MTAKMLHLVRYKFPSLEPASLFLIPGSFLQERFRRDILHRAVIYEADNDRQGTASSKRRNEITCSGRKLYRQKGTGHARVGDASSPIRRGGAKSHGPKPRDFSTKLQTQVYNLAMRIALSTRFINNELTILENPINLSQPKTRILLEVLKQHKLGHEYGKALFVLNDNYFEDESLKNNNLLLASRQLGYHCSFIPVGEFQVRDALKFGKLFIDSEAMSLIVEKFAQRNTLSDMDQPASLTAYVDANSSSFTKSKPEPSLSL; from the coding sequence ATGACAGCAAAAATGTTGCACTTGGTGCGATATAAATTTCCGTCGTTGGAGCCCGCGagtctttttcttattccCGGAAGTTTCCTGCAAGAAAGATTTCGTCGAGATATTTTGCATCGTGCCGTTATTTATGAAGCAGATAATGACCGTCAAGGCACTGCTAGCTCAAAGCGCCGAAATGAAATTACTTGTTCCGGTCGAAAACTTTATCGACAAAAAGGTACAGGACATGCACGGGTAGGCGATGCCTCAAGTCCTATAAGAAGAGGTGGTGCTAAATCACATGGTCCTAAGCCTAGAGATTTCAGTACAAAATTACAAACCCAAGTTTATAATTTAGCAATGAGGATTGCGCTAAGTACaagatttattaataatgaaCTGACCATCCTTGAAAATCCCATCAACTTAAGTCAACCAAAAACACGGATTTTGCTTGAAGTTTTGAAGCAACACAAGTTAGGACACGAGTACGGGAAGGCACTTTTTGTCCTTAACGATAATTACTTTGAAGATGAGTCccttaaaaataataatttattgCTTGCATCTAGACAGTTAGGCTACCATTGCTCCTTTATTCCTGTTGGTGAGTTTCAGGTTCGAGATGCACTAAAATTCGGTAAACTATTTATTGATTCTGAAGCCATGTCGTTAATTGTAGAGAAGTTTGCTCAACGAAATACACTAAGTGATATGGATCAACCTGCTTCCCTGACTGCTTATGTTGATGCAAATAGTAGTTCTTTTACGAAATCAAAACCTGAACCGTCTTTATCTCTATGA